In Vibrio hippocampi, a single genomic region encodes these proteins:
- the htpG gene encoding molecular chaperone HtpG: MSTTETKNKETRGFQSEVKQLLHLMIHSLYSNKEIFLRELISNASDAADKLRFQALSNAELYQGDADLGVKLSFDVENNTLTVSDNGVGMTRDDVIEHLGTIAKSGTKEFFSKLTDEQGKDSQLIGQFGVGFYSAFIVADAVTVRTRAAGLASDQAVQWHSEGEGEYSIEDITKETRGTDIVLHMREEGKEFLSEWRLKEVISKYSDHIGIPVSIWTKERDEEGNETETGKWEQINKAQALWTRNKSDISEEEYNEFYKHVSHDFADPLTWSHNRVEGKNDYTSLLYIPAKAPWDMMNRDHKSGLKLYVQRVFIMDDAEQFMPSYLRFVRGLIDSNDLPLNVSREILQDNKVTQSLRSACTKRVLTMLERIAKNDEEKYQSFWKEFGMVLKEGPAEDMSNKEKVAGLLRFASTHVDSADQTISLAAYVERMKEEQDTIYYLTADSYAAAKNSPHLEQFKAKGIEVVLMYDRIDEWLMNYLTEFDGKQFQSITKAGLDLSKFEDEAEKEKQKETEEEFKSVVERTKSYLGERVKEVRTTFKLASTPAVVVTDDFEMGTQMAKLLAAAGQEVPEVKYIFEINPEHALVKRMADEPDEEQFGRWVEVLLGQAMLAERGSMTDPSQFVVAINQLLSKA, encoded by the coding sequence ATGAGCACTACTGAGACTAAAAACAAAGAAACTCGTGGCTTTCAATCTGAAGTGAAACAGCTACTTCATCTAATGATTCACTCTCTGTATTCAAACAAAGAAATTTTTCTACGAGAGTTGATTTCGAATGCGTCTGACGCCGCAGATAAACTGCGTTTCCAAGCACTATCTAACGCTGAACTTTACCAAGGTGATGCAGATCTTGGCGTCAAACTTTCGTTCGACGTAGAGAACAATACGCTGACCGTTTCGGATAACGGTGTCGGTATGACTCGCGATGATGTGATTGAGCATTTAGGCACCATTGCTAAGTCTGGTACCAAAGAATTTTTCTCAAAATTGACGGACGAACAGGGCAAAGATTCCCAGCTTATCGGTCAATTTGGTGTGGGTTTCTACTCTGCCTTTATTGTGGCTGATGCGGTAACAGTACGCACTCGCGCGGCAGGTCTGGCGTCAGATCAAGCGGTTCAATGGCACTCCGAAGGCGAAGGTGAGTACAGCATTGAAGACATCACCAAAGAGACGCGTGGTACGGATATCGTGCTGCATATGCGCGAAGAGGGTAAAGAGTTTCTATCTGAGTGGCGCTTAAAAGAAGTGATCAGTAAGTACTCTGACCATATCGGTATTCCAGTTTCTATCTGGACTAAAGAGCGTGATGAAGAGGGCAATGAAACCGAGACGGGCAAGTGGGAGCAGATCAATAAGGCGCAAGCGTTATGGACTCGTAATAAATCTGATATCTCAGAAGAAGAATATAATGAGTTCTATAAGCATGTTTCCCATGACTTTGCCGATCCTCTCACTTGGAGCCACAACCGAGTTGAAGGTAAAAACGATTACACTAGCCTGCTCTATATTCCAGCTAAAGCACCATGGGATATGATGAACCGCGACCATAAGAGTGGTTTGAAACTCTATGTTCAACGTGTGTTTATTATGGATGATGCCGAGCAATTTATGCCGTCTTATCTGCGTTTTGTTCGTGGCTTAATTGATTCGAATGATCTCCCACTCAACGTTTCTCGTGAAATCTTGCAAGATAATAAAGTGACTCAATCATTACGCAGTGCATGTACTAAGCGTGTACTGACAATGCTTGAGCGCATAGCGAAGAATGACGAAGAAAAATACCAGTCATTCTGGAAAGAGTTTGGTATGGTCCTCAAAGAGGGACCGGCAGAAGACATGAGCAATAAAGAGAAAGTCGCTGGTCTACTGCGCTTTGCTTCAACTCATGTGGATAGTGCCGATCAAACCATTTCTCTTGCTGCTTACGTTGAGCGTATGAAAGAAGAGCAAGATACGATTTATTACCTGACAGCAGACAGTTATGCGGCAGCGAAAAACAGCCCACACCTTGAGCAATTTAAAGCGAAAGGCATTGAAGTGGTGCTGATGTATGACCGTATCGACGAATGGTTAATGAACTACTTAACCGAGTTTGATGGTAAACAGTTCCAGTCGATCACCAAAGCGGGTCTTGATCTCAGCAAGTTCGAAGACGAAGCCGAGAAAGAGAAACAGAAAGAGACGGAAGAAGAGTTTAAATCTGTTGTCGAGCGTACCAAGAGCTATCTAGGTGAGCGCGTAAAAGAAGTTCGTACCACCTTTAAACTTGCCTCAACGCCAGCGGTGGTGGTGACCGATGACTTTGAGATGGGCACACAGATGGCTAAGTTGCTTGCTGCTGCTGGTCAAGAAGTACCTGAGGTGAAATATATTTTCGAAATTAACCCAGAGCATGCGTTAGTGAAGCGTATGGCAGATGAGCCAGATGAAGAACAATTTGGTCGTTGGGTTGAAGTGTTATTGGGTCAAGCCATGCTTGCAGAGCGCGGTTCAATGACCGATCCATCGCAATTTGTGGTGGCGATCAACCAACTTTTGTCTAAGGCTTAA
- a CDS encoding winged helix-turn-helix domain-containing protein, which yields MNTIRNQFILGQKFLFDSDNNLLTDQTSQASDPVRLGSNESRILKLLVERPNQIVTRNELHEYVWRDQGFEVDDSSLTQAISTLRKMLQDPTKSPQFVRTVPKRGYQLISSVENVENVDILPSEDVTDEPKKPTPQPNIEPEVIVEEPVSEVIQPSTSNDEIKKPKTSSNTWLIVAVAIILPLFAYFSTPKEEAFKHISTLDNVEILTPANHTDITPWLSKVDQCVTNYIDAHQSEAKPVKAIVTGESTGQISINFIHNIAHSSENSTIRIFGAQQDLAIKCE from the coding sequence ATGAACACTATCCGCAACCAATTTATCCTTGGTCAGAAGTTTCTATTTGATTCTGATAACAATCTGCTCACAGACCAAACCTCCCAAGCCTCAGATCCCGTCCGTCTTGGTAGCAATGAAAGTCGTATTCTAAAGCTGCTCGTTGAGCGACCAAATCAAATCGTCACTCGTAATGAATTGCATGAGTATGTCTGGCGTGACCAAGGCTTTGAAGTTGATGATTCAAGCTTGACTCAAGCGATCTCAACGTTACGAAAAATGCTGCAAGATCCGACTAAATCGCCACAGTTTGTTCGAACAGTTCCCAAGCGTGGATATCAGCTGATTTCTTCGGTTGAAAACGTTGAAAACGTCGACATCCTGCCATCTGAAGATGTCACCGATGAACCGAAAAAACCAACACCTCAACCTAATATAGAGCCTGAGGTCATCGTTGAAGAACCCGTATCGGAAGTCATTCAACCCTCAACTTCGAATGATGAGATAAAGAAACCTAAAACCTCATCCAATACTTGGTTGATTGTTGCTGTCGCGATCATTTTACCTCTCTTCGCCTACTTCTCTACTCCCAAAGAAGAAGCATTCAAGCACATCAGCACCCTAGATAATGTCGAAATTTTAACGCCAGCTAATCATACCGACATTACCCCTTGGTTATCGAAAGTTGACCAGTGCGTAACGAACTATATTGATGCTCATCAGAGCGAAGCAAAACCAGTAAAAGCGATTGTCACGGGTGAAAGTACCGGGCAAATTTCTATTAACTTCATCCACAACATTGCACATTCAAGCGAAAACAGCACCATCCGTATTTTCGGTGCTCAGCAAGATTTAGCCATTAAGTGCGAATAA
- a CDS encoding regulatory protein ToxS has protein sequence MKMKHALALLTFSAFMSGWLYWNSTSELEQVLTSKEWQSNLVGVVAENEHSDSNIGPLSRLELFSNVRYLPNGDYIRESTLRLFGQEADKQTVYKVSEKGEWQMSDNYLLLSPREFQDAASAQSNEFTPSQLTLIKQFLRLEAQQSRRVDVVDEKTLLLTSLNQGSSVLFSN, from the coding sequence ATGAAAATGAAACACGCATTAGCTTTACTGACCTTTTCTGCATTCATGAGTGGCTGGTTGTATTGGAATAGTACCAGTGAGTTGGAACAGGTTCTGACTTCAAAAGAGTGGCAATCTAACTTGGTGGGCGTTGTCGCTGAAAATGAACATAGTGATAGCAATATCGGTCCACTCAGTCGTTTAGAGCTATTCTCAAACGTGCGCTATCTTCCTAATGGCGATTACATTCGTGAATCAACGCTTCGACTATTCGGTCAAGAGGCTGACAAGCAGACCGTTTACAAGGTATCGGAAAAAGGGGAGTGGCAAATGAGCGATAACTATCTACTGCTTTCTCCTAGAGAATTTCAAGATGCCGCTTCAGCTCAATCCAATGAATTTACACCAAGCCAGTTGACTTTGATCAAACAGTTTTTACGCTTAGAAGCGCAACAAAGCCGACGCGTTGATGTGGTCGATGAGAAAACGCTATTGTTGACCAGCTTGAACCAAGGCTCGTCAGTACTGTTTTCTAACTAG
- the prfC gene encoding peptide chain release factor 3 — MSNPQFQQQVSKRRTFAIISHPDAGKTTITEKVLLFGRAIQSAGTVKGRGSAQHAKSDWMEMEKERGISVTTSVMQFPFNECLVNLLDTPGHEDFSEDTYRTLTAVDSCLMVIDAAKGVEDRTRKLMEVTRLRDTPIVTFMNKLDRDIRDPMELLDEVESELNIACAPVSWPIGCGKEFKGVYHIHRDETILYSTGQGHTIQDEVIIKGLDNPELDQAIGDDLAEQLREELELVLGASHEFDRELFLKGELTPVFFGTALGNFGVDHMLTGLTDWAPAPMPRQANERQVDAEEEKFSGFVFKIQANMDPKHRDRIAFMRIVSGTYNQGMKMNHVRIGKQINVSDAVTFMAGDRSRAENAYAGDIIGLHNHGTIQIGDTFTQGEALKFSGIPNFAPELFRRIRLRDPLKQKQLLKGLVQLSEEGAVQVFRPLQNNDLIVGAVGVLQFDVVVARLKSEYNVEAIYESINVATARWVECEDEKILEEFKRKNQQNLALDGGDNLSYVAPTMVNLNLAKERFPEVAFRATREH; from the coding sequence ATGTCAAATCCTCAATTTCAGCAACAAGTTTCTAAACGTAGAACTTTTGCCATCATCTCGCACCCGGATGCGGGTAAGACCACCATCACTGAAAAAGTACTGTTATTCGGACGCGCAATACAATCTGCCGGTACAGTAAAAGGTCGCGGTAGCGCTCAGCACGCTAAGTCGGACTGGATGGAGATGGAAAAAGAGCGTGGTATCTCGGTGACAACCTCCGTGATGCAATTCCCGTTCAATGAATGTCTTGTTAACTTACTTGATACTCCGGGACACGAGGATTTCTCTGAAGATACTTACCGTACTCTAACAGCGGTTGACTCTTGTTTGATGGTGATCGATGCCGCGAAAGGTGTTGAAGACCGTACACGTAAATTAATGGAAGTGACCCGCCTGCGTGATACGCCAATTGTCACTTTCATGAACAAACTAGACCGTGACATTCGTGATCCAATGGAGTTGCTTGATGAGGTAGAAAGCGAGCTTAATATCGCTTGCGCACCAGTATCTTGGCCGATTGGTTGTGGTAAAGAGTTTAAGGGTGTTTACCATATTCACCGTGATGAAACGATCCTTTATTCAACTGGTCAAGGTCATACTATCCAAGACGAAGTGATCATCAAAGGCTTGGATAACCCAGAACTCGATCAAGCGATCGGTGACGATCTAGCTGAGCAATTACGTGAAGAGCTAGAGCTTGTATTGGGTGCCTCTCACGAATTTGATCGCGAGCTTTTCCTCAAGGGTGAATTAACACCGGTATTCTTTGGTACCGCACTGGGTAACTTTGGTGTTGACCATATGCTGACGGGATTAACGGATTGGGCTCCAGCACCGATGCCGCGTCAAGCAAACGAGCGGCAAGTTGACGCAGAGGAAGAGAAGTTCTCTGGGTTTGTGTTTAAGATCCAAGCAAACATGGATCCAAAGCACCGTGACCGTATTGCCTTTATGCGTATTGTGTCTGGTACATACAATCAAGGCATGAAGATGAATCATGTGCGTATCGGCAAGCAAATTAACGTATCCGATGCCGTCACCTTTATGGCGGGTGACCGTTCACGCGCAGAGAATGCGTATGCGGGTGACATCATTGGTCTGCATAACCACGGAACAATCCAGATTGGTGACACCTTCACTCAAGGTGAAGCGTTGAAGTTTTCGGGGATTCCTAACTTCGCACCTGAATTATTCCGCCGTATTCGTCTAAGAGATCCACTGAAACAGAAGCAGTTGCTTAAGGGCTTAGTCCAGCTTTCAGAAGAGGGTGCCGTACAGGTTTTCCGTCCACTACAAAATAACGACCTAATCGTTGGTGCGGTCGGTGTGCTTCAGTTTGATGTGGTCGTGGCACGTCTTAAGTCTGAGTACAACGTTGAAGCTATCTATGAAAGCATTAACGTTGCCACAGCGCGTTGGGTTGAGTGCGAAGATGAGAAGATACTGGAAGAATTCAAGCGCAAGAATCAGCAAAACCTAGCGCTTGATGGTGGTGATAACCTCAGTTATGTTGCCCCAACGATGGTTAATCTAAACCTAGCGAAAGAACGTTTCCCAGAAGTGGCGTTCCGCGCAACTCGCGAACACTAA
- the rimI gene encoding ribosomal protein S18-alanine N-acetyltransferase, producing MDNLVFLPLNTEHLESVWAIEQHAHSHPWNVSMINELEGRGAFNCAMLLGDEVVGYFYAQDIVGEVSLLNIAIHPQHQGKGLGRQLVGYFIAECEKRGTESAWLEVRESNSAAVMLYLSEGFNEVDRRRDYYPSEQGREDAIIMSYYFLFA from the coding sequence ATGGATAACCTCGTTTTTCTGCCTCTAAATACAGAACACCTTGAATCAGTTTGGGCTATCGAACAGCACGCTCATTCACACCCTTGGAACGTCTCAATGATCAATGAACTTGAGGGGCGTGGCGCATTTAACTGTGCCATGTTGCTGGGTGATGAGGTGGTCGGCTACTTCTATGCGCAGGATATTGTTGGTGAAGTTTCACTCCTTAATATTGCCATCCATCCTCAACACCAAGGCAAAGGCTTGGGGCGTCAATTAGTCGGCTACTTTATTGCTGAATGTGAGAAGCGTGGCACCGAGAGTGCTTGGCTAGAAGTGCGGGAAAGTAACTCCGCTGCGGTGATGCTTTATTTGAGTGAAGGGTTTAATGAGGTCGATCGACGACGTGATTATTACCCCAGCGAACAGGGTAGAGAAGACGCCATTATTATGAGCTACTACTTTCTGTTTGCTTAA
- a CDS encoding DNA polymerase III subunit psi: MELDNTKLQLMGIQGWEVSHPERIRCQHQPKITIPDDCQLLFVSSSCPTGELAEFYQKILKAMKLTLADTRHILPEHLQFVQASENLVWLWFAGDSHADSHLTEFQERLAIQGKPSMQGLPSTQGKLQTLTSPLLSSVQQSDGEKRQLWNQIRAYG; this comes from the coding sequence ATGGAACTTGATAATACAAAACTGCAATTAATGGGGATACAAGGCTGGGAAGTCTCTCATCCTGAACGCATTCGCTGTCAACATCAGCCAAAAATTACCATACCCGATGATTGCCAGTTGCTGTTTGTTTCTTCTTCGTGCCCGACAGGTGAACTAGCAGAGTTTTATCAGAAAATCCTTAAAGCGATGAAGCTGACATTGGCAGACACACGACATATCCTTCCGGAGCACCTTCAATTTGTGCAAGCGAGTGAGAATTTAGTTTGGTTGTGGTTTGCTGGTGATAGCCATGCAGATTCTCATCTTACCGAGTTTCAGGAACGACTTGCTATTCAAGGTAAACCTAGCATGCAAGGTTTACCCAGCACTCAAGGTAAACTGCAAACTTTAACCTCACCTCTATTATCATCAGTACAGCAGTCTGATGGTGAAAAGCGTCAACTTTGGAATCAAATTCGCGCCTATGGATAA
- a CDS encoding GNAT family N-acetyltransferase, protein MLIRTEAPADILVIDQLLKSVFDTDAEANLVKSLRENSQLTLSLVACSDEGEVLGHVLFSPVTLNGQDMLWQGLAPLAVAKAHQGKGIAKALVKEAFEILPELGYPACVVLGDPSYYQKFQFESASDYDLTCQWEGEVPQGAFQVRSLVEAPLQVLLEQQSGLIEYSAEFNQL, encoded by the coding sequence ATGCTTATTAGAACTGAAGCGCCCGCTGACATTTTAGTCATCGACCAACTTTTGAAATCGGTGTTTGATACCGATGCAGAAGCGAATTTGGTCAAATCATTAAGAGAAAACAGTCAGTTGACGTTGTCGCTTGTGGCTTGTAGTGATGAAGGTGAGGTGCTAGGACATGTGCTGTTTTCACCAGTCACGTTGAATGGTCAAGATATGTTATGGCAAGGTTTAGCCCCTCTTGCTGTAGCAAAAGCGCACCAAGGTAAGGGCATCGCTAAAGCGTTAGTGAAAGAAGCCTTTGAGATTTTACCCGAGCTTGGCTACCCAGCCTGTGTTGTGCTTGGCGATCCGAGCTACTATCAAAAATTTCAATTTGAATCAGCCAGTGACTACGATTTGACCTGTCAATGGGAAGGGGAAGTACCACAAGGGGCATTTCAGGTGCGTTCTTTAGTGGAAGCGCCATTACAAGTGTTGCTAGAACAGCAGTCTGGTTTGATCGAGTACAGTGCTGAGTTTAATCAGCTATAA
- the ubiT gene encoding ubiquinone anaerobic biosynthesis accessory factor UbiT — MLDKIRSQLVNNAAQILRSPVHFLPNKLQNMILLEGMKAVFKEALEDGDFEFLQEKWLKIHIRDLNLSWFISYDDEQLIVADTPKQQDVSFSGDLNDLVLIAGRKEDPDTLFFQRRLSIEGDTELGLEVKNLMDSVDLDALPKPMFNALMRLAEFVHQGLQPSPNLSKGTSNAY; from the coding sequence GTGTTAGACAAGATTAGAAGTCAACTAGTTAATAATGCAGCCCAAATTTTGCGATCTCCAGTCCACTTTTTGCCAAATAAATTGCAGAACATGATTCTATTAGAGGGAATGAAAGCGGTTTTTAAAGAAGCACTAGAAGACGGTGACTTTGAATTTTTGCAGGAAAAGTGGTTAAAAATTCATATTCGTGATCTGAACTTGAGCTGGTTTATCTCTTATGACGATGAACAACTTATTGTCGCCGATACACCAAAACAACAAGATGTTAGCTTTAGTGGCGACCTTAATGATTTAGTGTTGATCGCGGGTCGAAAAGAAGACCCTGATACTCTGTTTTTCCAAAGAAGGTTAAGTATTGAGGGCGATACAGAGCTGGGTCTTGAGGTGAAAAACTTAATGGATAGTGTAGACTTGGACGCGCTACCCAAGCCAATGTTTAACGCGTTAATGCGTCTGGCTGAATTTGTTCATCAAGGTTTACAACCCTCTCCGAACCTAAGCAAAGGAACCTCAAATGCTTATTAG
- a CDS encoding bifunctional diguanylate cyclase/phosphodiesterase has product MSSTLLKEYFAKLTSNSPFFFAILDDKHQYHMVNDRYCDVAGLTHNDLVGMNDMQVLGERFYTQLKSYYDRAFTGESIEAEIALDEADVESSLHFSVSPIEFNGVIEFIVFHAIDSSEKQILTRSLEETESKFIKLSKLIPDGFVVVEDDCILSANPAAARLFGYADYTSLLGEPLSQLLVDPKTNRSAKLSFDDGQSQQPLYFNTSDYCGANRRLSLHIDHANMLGQSAYLILIQDLDDKPKPVSQSGNEDINIDTLTKLYNRLGFTRCLDGFIQKKVPLVMLYLDIDNFKNINDSLGHHIGDRVIQEVSSRLKRHLPQEAVLAHLGGDEFGIILPEPETASAAETLADKIISLINQPFDLHHFSKRLACSIGSVNYPQDGNDPRILLQNADTAMYEAKARGRNRLIKFNDQMNKEARMRLWMEIELQKALQQNGLEVWYQPKVNARDFSINGAEALVRWKHPVEGYISPGSFIPVAEQAGLIETLGRVVMREVFNTVKRWKLQGILPGRVAINLSPEQFGNPKLIDYMEKLLKSTGLDPSCITFELTESAVMSNSEHTLQMLDAIKKLGFALSIDDFGTGYSSLSYLAHFPIDELKIDRAFIMDIDTLPKQLTVIENIINLGKSLNLTVVAEGVETRHQATLLSNLNCNSIQGFHFHRPQPRHEVEALFAQSRRHRN; this is encoded by the coding sequence ATGTCATCCACACTGTTAAAGGAATACTTTGCTAAATTAACATCCAATAGCCCTTTCTTCTTCGCTATTCTGGATGACAAGCATCAGTATCATATGGTCAACGATCGCTACTGCGATGTTGCCGGCTTGACCCACAACGATCTCGTGGGCATGAATGACATGCAAGTTTTGGGGGAACGTTTTTATACCCAGCTTAAGTCCTACTACGATCGAGCCTTTACCGGTGAATCCATTGAAGCCGAAATCGCGCTCGATGAAGCGGACGTTGAATCCAGCCTTCATTTCAGCGTTTCGCCGATTGAATTCAATGGTGTGATTGAATTTATTGTTTTCCATGCCATCGACAGCTCAGAAAAACAGATCTTAACTCGCTCTCTAGAGGAAACAGAAAGCAAGTTCATCAAACTCTCTAAATTAATTCCTGATGGCTTTGTTGTGGTCGAAGATGATTGCATCTTGTCTGCAAACCCTGCCGCTGCTCGTCTGTTTGGCTATGCCGATTACACCAGTTTACTCGGTGAGCCCTTAAGCCAACTGTTAGTTGATCCTAAAACCAATCGCAGCGCAAAACTATCCTTCGACGATGGGCAATCTCAACAACCTTTGTACTTTAATACCAGCGATTACTGTGGCGCAAACCGTCGTTTGTCTCTGCATATCGACCACGCGAACATGCTTGGTCAAAGTGCGTATCTTATCTTAATTCAAGATCTGGATGATAAGCCTAAGCCAGTTTCGCAGAGCGGCAATGAAGACATCAATATCGACACATTGACCAAACTCTATAACCGTTTGGGCTTTACCCGTTGTCTCGATGGCTTTATCCAGAAAAAAGTGCCGCTGGTTATGCTCTATCTTGACATCGATAACTTTAAAAACATCAATGACTCACTGGGACACCATATTGGTGACCGCGTGATTCAAGAAGTCTCTTCAAGATTAAAGCGTCATCTTCCTCAAGAGGCTGTATTGGCTCATTTAGGAGGAGACGAATTCGGTATTATCCTTCCTGAACCAGAGACGGCCAGTGCCGCAGAAACGCTGGCTGATAAAATCATCAGCTTGATTAACCAACCGTTTGACCTGCACCACTTTAGCAAACGACTTGCCTGCTCTATCGGTAGTGTTAACTACCCGCAAGATGGTAATGATCCACGAATCTTACTGCAAAATGCCGATACCGCTATGTATGAGGCAAAAGCACGCGGTCGCAACCGACTGATTAAGTTTAATGACCAGATGAATAAAGAAGCCCGTATGAGGCTTTGGATGGAAATTGAATTACAAAAAGCGTTACAGCAGAACGGTCTTGAGGTTTGGTATCAACCAAAAGTGAATGCTCGTGACTTTAGCATTAATGGTGCAGAGGCACTGGTTCGCTGGAAACATCCTGTTGAAGGCTATATCAGTCCGGGCTCTTTTATCCCGGTAGCTGAGCAAGCGGGCTTAATTGAAACCTTAGGTCGTGTAGTCATGCGTGAAGTTTTCAATACCGTTAAGCGTTGGAAATTACAAGGCATATTACCTGGACGGGTTGCCATTAACCTATCACCAGAACAATTTGGTAACCCTAAGCTCATCGATTACATGGAGAAGCTGCTAAAGAGTACTGGGCTGGATCCGAGTTGTATTACCTTCGAGCTGACTGAAAGTGCAGTAATGAGTAACAGTGAGCACACTTTGCAAATGCTGGATGCGATCAAAAAACTGGGGTTCGCCCTGTCAATCGATGACTTTGGTACTGGCTACTCTTCCTTGTCCTATCTTGCGCACTTCCCTATCGATGAGCTCAAGATTGACCGTGCCTTTATTATGGACATCGACACTCTGCCCAAACAGTTAACGGTGATAGAGAACATCATTAATCTTGGTAAATCACTCAACTTAACCGTGGTAGCCGAAGGGGTAGAGACTCGCCATCAAGCGACGTTACTGTCGAATTTAAACTGTAACTCAATTCAAGGGTTTCATTTCCATCGCCCACAGCCTAGGCATGAAGTTGAGGCTTTATTCGCTCAAAGTCGTCGCCATCGAAATTAG
- the ubiU gene encoding ubiquinone anaerobic biosynthesis protein UbiU: protein MELLCPAGNLPALKTAIDCGADAVYIGFKDDTNARHFAGLNFTGKKLDKAVQYVHDRNKKIHIALNTFAHPNGFERWTNAVDQAASLGVDALIVADVAILDYAARKYPHLELHLSVQASATNVSAIDFYQQNFNVKRVVLPRVLSIHQVKQLSRNMTSNVELEVFAFGSLCIMSEGRCYLSSYLTGESPNTVGACSPAKYVRWQETEQGLESRLNDILIDRYSTGENAGYPTLCKGRFEAEIDGSRKRYHALEEPTSLNTLSMLPELFAANVASVKIEGRQRSPAYVEQVTRTWREAIDSYQRDPQQYQVKAHWDQALANVSEGTQTTLGAYHRKWQ, encoded by the coding sequence ATGGAACTCTTGTGCCCAGCAGGCAACTTACCTGCATTAAAGACTGCCATAGACTGCGGAGCAGATGCAGTCTACATCGGCTTTAAAGACGACACTAACGCTCGCCACTTTGCTGGTCTTAACTTTACAGGAAAAAAGTTAGATAAAGCGGTGCAGTACGTGCACGATCGCAACAAAAAAATCCACATTGCATTAAATACCTTTGCTCATCCCAATGGCTTTGAACGTTGGACCAATGCGGTTGACCAAGCGGCGTCCTTGGGCGTCGATGCACTGATTGTTGCCGATGTCGCTATCCTTGATTATGCTGCGCGTAAATACCCACATTTAGAGCTGCACCTTTCAGTACAAGCTTCCGCAACCAATGTTTCGGCTATCGACTTTTATCAGCAAAACTTCAATGTCAAACGCGTGGTATTGCCAAGGGTTTTATCCATTCATCAGGTCAAGCAGCTCTCACGTAACATGACGTCGAACGTCGAGTTAGAGGTGTTCGCTTTCGGTAGCTTATGCATCATGTCCGAAGGACGATGCTATCTATCTTCTTACCTGACGGGTGAGTCGCCAAATACTGTCGGTGCCTGTTCACCGGCTAAATATGTACGCTGGCAGGAAACCGAACAAGGATTGGAATCACGCCTCAACGATATTCTTATTGATCGTTATTCCACAGGGGAGAATGCGGGTTATCCCACGCTATGTAAGGGTCGCTTTGAAGCAGAAATTGATGGCAGTCGTAAACGCTACCATGCGCTTGAAGAGCCCACCAGCTTAAATACCCTTTCTATGCTTCCTGAGTTATTTGCCGCTAACGTTGCTTCGGTCAAAATTGAAGGTCGACAACGCAGCCCAGCTTACGTTGAGCAAGTCACGCGTACATGGCGTGAAGCCATCGACAGTTACCAACGTGACCCGCAACAATATCAGGTGAAAGCTCACTGGGATCAAGCGTTAGCGAATGTCTCAGAAGGGACACAGACCACCCTTGGCGCTTATCACAGAAAATGGCAATAG